A single Stigmatopora argus isolate UIUO_Sarg chromosome 7, RoL_Sarg_1.0, whole genome shotgun sequence DNA region contains:
- the pik3r6a gene encoding bMERB domain-containing protein 1 isoform X1, giving the protein MCIPQKRGGCGMMDEKLRESFIQYGSLELAQWSSSSHKAEEDVVSMADSSITVDDIEGELLKIGRIRDILVRRESELRYMMDDIQLCKEITRLKKELQKLVSLPDNDKSNDDRQKEEELLQQIHKLVETRDFLVDDVEFERLREKEEDKEMADFLRSKFPRQLQKKGGLSRRATSRAHQNSSPFAKTGLTLMKECCGFTCSIM; this is encoded by the exons ATGTGCATCCCTCAGAAGAGAGGAGGGTGTGGAATGATGGACGAGAAGCTAAGAGAATCTTTTATTCAATATGGATCGCTGGAGCTTGCACAATGGAGCTCGAGCAGCCACAAAGCAG AAGAGGACGTTGTGTCAATGGCAGACTCCAGCATCACTGTGGACGACATCGAAGGCGAACTCTTGAAGATTGGCCGCATCAGAGATATTCTAGTCCGGAGAGAGTCTGAGCTCAGATACAT GATGGATGACATCCAGCTGTGCAAGGAGATCACTCGGCTGAAAAAAGAACTACAAAAATTAGTTTCACTACCAG ACAACGACAAGTCCAATGACGATcggcaaaaagaagaagaactcTTACAGCAGATCCATAAACTGGTGGAAACCAGAGATTTCCTGGTGGACGACGTCGAGTTTGAAAGACTCAG GGAGAAAGAAGAAGATAAAGAAATGGCCGATTTTCTCAGGTCCAAATTCCCACGACAGCTGCAGAAAAAAG GTGGACTGAGCAGGCGAGCAACATCAAGGGCTCATCAGAACTCATCTCCCTTTGCCAAAACAGGCCTCACCCTAATGAAGGAATGCTGTGGCTTCACCTGCTCCATCATGTAA
- the pik3r6a gene encoding bMERB domain-containing protein 1 isoform X2, with the protein MMDEKLRESFIQYGSLELAQWSSSSHKAEEDVVSMADSSITVDDIEGELLKIGRIRDILVRRESELRYMMDDIQLCKEITRLKKELQKLVSLPDNDKSNDDRQKEEELLQQIHKLVETRDFLVDDVEFERLREKEEDKEMADFLRSKFPRQLQKKGGLSRRATSRAHQNSSPFAKTGLTLMKECCGFTCSIM; encoded by the exons ATGATGGACGAGAAGCTAAGAGAATCTTTTATTCAATATGGATCGCTGGAGCTTGCACAATGGAGCTCGAGCAGCCACAAAGCAG AAGAGGACGTTGTGTCAATGGCAGACTCCAGCATCACTGTGGACGACATCGAAGGCGAACTCTTGAAGATTGGCCGCATCAGAGATATTCTAGTCCGGAGAGAGTCTGAGCTCAGATACAT GATGGATGACATCCAGCTGTGCAAGGAGATCACTCGGCTGAAAAAAGAACTACAAAAATTAGTTTCACTACCAG ACAACGACAAGTCCAATGACGATcggcaaaaagaagaagaactcTTACAGCAGATCCATAAACTGGTGGAAACCAGAGATTTCCTGGTGGACGACGTCGAGTTTGAAAGACTCAG GGAGAAAGAAGAAGATAAAGAAATGGCCGATTTTCTCAGGTCCAAATTCCCACGACAGCTGCAGAAAAAAG GTGGACTGAGCAGGCGAGCAACATCAAGGGCTCATCAGAACTCATCTCCCTTTGCCAAAACAGGCCTCACCCTAATGAAGGAATGCTGTGGCTTCACCTGCTCCATCATGTAA
- the pik3r6 gene encoding phosphoinositide 3-kinase regulatory subunit 6 isoform X2, with product MTCQVLWDNTGCGFSMESKVPERELYRSVQSMLPRETDIRHSPDCLNKGKLRWTLHKKVRNNPANSLSILWVLIKELEKAEGLASLEYIIPLLHTLMYVIIQTTYIPDELYKRVYDFCKRLLTYPQPYCTVGLSYTRRIKTERAVPGLLYQRMLVAEQRLKNEHYPYQDRIFVVADPKVFSDSLAQVVLADIESAAEASNPIDHMRRVVQHSIQANLGEKYNGKKLSETLKDIDVEPYFQDVMATAERCAEESLGRVGNAPKSHLQKLHGNIITAVNSETASAGAFECPLPNPAMSFHLWTEELDIWREVAKWLRSSSSPDQFSIGQEHEDPDLGDLPGELMPPDKTRFSVMSNDSGIERDLPLVGDTLPVASIDSSSVTASWDPCKSEQDAVRLSRRGGIKVKPSVKDSVALLQDTLEGHAVGLGNSRGGGREASLQRRAGSNITQTPLSKQQRLFTARIVIMGGDSILGHLAKAYYCLRKREARRIFLTMKVNLQFYYIPVCTAPTTTSSDKENIQFEQSLCTLGSYLSIVDPWYNCNICSLGCMIPKLADMTDPSRPKEPFVSDVISYYVRMGQQPVYFNIYFIKITFSSITKETVEDVFLTHVEVDVPDLRVSSAPMREKQKKSVADVSGALVGISYKKVTLSGRDTERGLPTRISGADISAIPLSAKEDLNCLTLRLKEWPGKAKNNSAEFKIRSNNIKMCLLDSQSSLRVTLDRDCRRTYNDVQSIEIVPCLEPGYCVQKNIMSKLNLGEDEDVGLSKYMSKRLPLPVNTFAGIIN from the exons ATGACTTGCCAGGTCCTTTGGGATAACACAGGCTGTGGGTTCAGCATGGAGTCAAAAG TTCCAGAGCGAGAACTCTACCGCAGCGTCCAGTCTATGCTGCCTAGAGAAACAGACATCCGCCATTCCCCTGACTGTCTTAACAAAG GCAAGCTAAGATGGACGCTACACAAGAAGGTTCGGAACAATCCTGCTAACAGCTTATCTATACTGTGGGTTCTGATAAAAGAGCTTGAGAAG GCGGAGGGATTGGCCAGTCTTGAATACATCATTCCATTGCTCCACACGCTCATGTATGTCATCATTCAG ACAACCTACATCCCGGATGAGTTGTACAAGCGAGTGTACGACTTCTGCAAAAGATTGTTGACCTACCCTCAGCCCTACTGCACCGTTGGCCTTAGCTACACCAGAAGGATAAAAACTGAGCGCGCCGTTCCAG GTCTGCTGTATCAGAGGATGTTGGTAGCAGAGCAGAGACTAAAGAATGAACATTATCCCTATCAGGACAG GATTTTTGTTGTGGCTGATCCAAAGGTCTTTTCTGACTCACTGGCACAAGTTGtattggctgacattgaatCAGCAGCTGAAGCTTCAAATCCAATAGATCACATGCGCCGTGTGGTCCAACACTCCATTCAGGCCAATTTAGGAGAGaagtacaatggaaaaaaactatCTGAGACCTTAAAG GATATAGATGTCGAGCCTTATTTTCAGGATGTAATGGCGACTGCAGAGCGGTGTGCGGAAGAGAGTCTCGGCAGGGTGGGGAATGCACCCAAAAGCCATCTTCAGAAGCTGCACGGCAACATAATTACAGCAGTGAACTCAG AGACTGCTTCCGCTGGAGCGTTTGAGTGCCCCCTTCCTAACCCTGCGATGAGCTTCCACCTGTGGACAGAGGAACTGGATATCT GGAGGGAGGTGGCTAAGTGGTTGCGATCCAGCTCTTCGCCAGACCAGTTTTCCATCGGCCAAGAGCATGAAGACCCTGACCTGGGTGACTTGCCCGGCGAGCTGATGCCACCTGACAAGACCCGGTTCTCTGTCATGTCCAACGACAGTGGTATTGAAAGAGACCTGCCCCTCGTCGGTGATACTTTGCCGGTGGCGTCAATCGATTCTAGCAGTGTGACTGCATCTTGGGATCCCTGCAAGAG tgagcAAGATGCAGTCAGATTGTCCCGACGTGGAGGAATTAAGGTGAAACCATCTGTGAAGGACAGTGTTGCATTGTTGCAAGACACCTTGGAAGGTCATGCAGTAGGGCTTGGGAATAGCAGGGGAGGAGGACGAGAAGCTTCACTGCAAAGGCGAGCAGGAAGCAATATCACGCAGACCCCACTTTCCAAACAGCAGAGGCTCTTTACTGCCAGGATTGTCATTATGGGCGGTGACAGCATTTTGGGTCACCTGGCCAAAGCCTACTACTGCTTAAG AAAAAGGGAAGCACGGAGAATATTTCTGACTATGAAAGTCAACCTACAGTTTTATTACATCCCTGTTTGCACAGCTCCAACCACTACCTCTTCTGACAAA GAGAATATTCAGTTCGAGCAGAGTTTGTGTACTCTTGGGTCCTATTTGAGCATTGTGGACCCATGGTACAACTGCAACATCTGCAGTTTGGGCTGTATGATTCCCAAATTGGCTGACATG ACTGACCCATCAAGGCCAAAAGAACCATTTGTGTCTGACGTCATTTCCTACTATGTACGAATGGGCCAACAGCCGGTATACTTCAACATCTATTTTATCAAG attaccTTTTCAAGCATAACCAAGGAAACAGTGGAGGATGTCTTCCTGACACATGTAGAAGTGGATGTCCCTGACCTCAGAGTCTCTTCGGCACCAATGAGAG AAAAGCAGAAGAAGAGCGTAGCAGACGTATCTGGAGCTCTTGTCGGAATCAGTTACAAAAaa GTGACGCTAAGTGGCCGGGACACTGAAAGAGGACTCCCTACCAGGATCTCAGGCGCTGACATCAGTGCTATACCATTAAGTGCAAAAGAAG ATCTTAACTGTTTGACACTCCGCTTGAAGGAATGGCCAGGAAAAGCTAAAAACAATTCTGCT GAGTTCAAAATCAGAAGCAACAACATCAAGATGTGTTTACTGGATAGTCAGTCATCACTTAGAGTTACGTTGGACAGGGATTGTCGAAGGACTTACAATGATGTGCAGAG TATTGAAATCGTTCCCTGCCTTGAGCCTGGTTATTGCGTCCAAAAAAATATCATGTCCAAATTGAACCTGGGAGAAGATGAGGATGTCGGACTGAGCAAGTACATGAGCAAACGACTCCCTCTGCCTGTCAACACATTTGCTGGCATCATCAACTGA
- the pik3r6 gene encoding phosphoinositide 3-kinase regulatory subunit 6 isoform X1 encodes MTCQVLWDNTGCGFSMESKVPERELYRSVQSMLPRETDIRHSPDCLNKGKLRWTLHKKVRNNPANSLSILWVLIKELEKAEGLASLEYIIPLLHTLMYVIIQTTYIPDELYKRVYDFCKRLLTYPQPYCTVGLSYTRRIKTERAVPGLLYQRMLVAEQRLKNEHYPYQDRIFVVADPKVFSDSLAQVVLADIESAAEASNPIDHMRRVVQHSIQANLGEKYNGKKLSETLKDIDVEPYFQDVMATAERCAEESLGRVGNAPKSHLQKLHGNIITAVNSETASAGAFECPLPNPAMSFHLWTEELDIWREVAKWLRSSSSPDQFSIGQEHEDPDLGDLPGELMPPDKTRFSVMSNDSGIERDLPLVGDTLPVASIDSSSVTASWDPCKSEQDAVRLSRRGGIKVKPSVKDSVALLQDTLEGHAVGLGNSRGGGREASLQRRAGSNITQTPLSKQQRLFTARIVIMGGDSILGHLAKAYYCLRKREARRIFLTMKVNLQFYYIPVCTAPTTTSSDKENIQFEQSLCTLGSYLSIVDPWYNCNICSLGCMIPKLADMKQTDPSRPKEPFVSDVISYYVRMGQQPVYFNIYFIKITFSSITKETVEDVFLTHVEVDVPDLRVSSAPMREKQKKSVADVSGALVGISYKKVTLSGRDTERGLPTRISGADISAIPLSAKEDLNCLTLRLKEWPGKAKNNSAEFKIRSNNIKMCLLDSQSSLRVTLDRDCRRTYNDVQSIEIVPCLEPGYCVQKNIMSKLNLGEDEDVGLSKYMSKRLPLPVNTFAGIIN; translated from the exons ATGACTTGCCAGGTCCTTTGGGATAACACAGGCTGTGGGTTCAGCATGGAGTCAAAAG TTCCAGAGCGAGAACTCTACCGCAGCGTCCAGTCTATGCTGCCTAGAGAAACAGACATCCGCCATTCCCCTGACTGTCTTAACAAAG GCAAGCTAAGATGGACGCTACACAAGAAGGTTCGGAACAATCCTGCTAACAGCTTATCTATACTGTGGGTTCTGATAAAAGAGCTTGAGAAG GCGGAGGGATTGGCCAGTCTTGAATACATCATTCCATTGCTCCACACGCTCATGTATGTCATCATTCAG ACAACCTACATCCCGGATGAGTTGTACAAGCGAGTGTACGACTTCTGCAAAAGATTGTTGACCTACCCTCAGCCCTACTGCACCGTTGGCCTTAGCTACACCAGAAGGATAAAAACTGAGCGCGCCGTTCCAG GTCTGCTGTATCAGAGGATGTTGGTAGCAGAGCAGAGACTAAAGAATGAACATTATCCCTATCAGGACAG GATTTTTGTTGTGGCTGATCCAAAGGTCTTTTCTGACTCACTGGCACAAGTTGtattggctgacattgaatCAGCAGCTGAAGCTTCAAATCCAATAGATCACATGCGCCGTGTGGTCCAACACTCCATTCAGGCCAATTTAGGAGAGaagtacaatggaaaaaaactatCTGAGACCTTAAAG GATATAGATGTCGAGCCTTATTTTCAGGATGTAATGGCGACTGCAGAGCGGTGTGCGGAAGAGAGTCTCGGCAGGGTGGGGAATGCACCCAAAAGCCATCTTCAGAAGCTGCACGGCAACATAATTACAGCAGTGAACTCAG AGACTGCTTCCGCTGGAGCGTTTGAGTGCCCCCTTCCTAACCCTGCGATGAGCTTCCACCTGTGGACAGAGGAACTGGATATCT GGAGGGAGGTGGCTAAGTGGTTGCGATCCAGCTCTTCGCCAGACCAGTTTTCCATCGGCCAAGAGCATGAAGACCCTGACCTGGGTGACTTGCCCGGCGAGCTGATGCCACCTGACAAGACCCGGTTCTCTGTCATGTCCAACGACAGTGGTATTGAAAGAGACCTGCCCCTCGTCGGTGATACTTTGCCGGTGGCGTCAATCGATTCTAGCAGTGTGACTGCATCTTGGGATCCCTGCAAGAG tgagcAAGATGCAGTCAGATTGTCCCGACGTGGAGGAATTAAGGTGAAACCATCTGTGAAGGACAGTGTTGCATTGTTGCAAGACACCTTGGAAGGTCATGCAGTAGGGCTTGGGAATAGCAGGGGAGGAGGACGAGAAGCTTCACTGCAAAGGCGAGCAGGAAGCAATATCACGCAGACCCCACTTTCCAAACAGCAGAGGCTCTTTACTGCCAGGATTGTCATTATGGGCGGTGACAGCATTTTGGGTCACCTGGCCAAAGCCTACTACTGCTTAAG AAAAAGGGAAGCACGGAGAATATTTCTGACTATGAAAGTCAACCTACAGTTTTATTACATCCCTGTTTGCACAGCTCCAACCACTACCTCTTCTGACAAA GAGAATATTCAGTTCGAGCAGAGTTTGTGTACTCTTGGGTCCTATTTGAGCATTGTGGACCCATGGTACAACTGCAACATCTGCAGTTTGGGCTGTATGATTCCCAAATTGGCTGACATG AAACAGACTGACCCATCAAGGCCAAAAGAACCATTTGTGTCTGACGTCATTTCCTACTATGTACGAATGGGCCAACAGCCGGTATACTTCAACATCTATTTTATCAAG attaccTTTTCAAGCATAACCAAGGAAACAGTGGAGGATGTCTTCCTGACACATGTAGAAGTGGATGTCCCTGACCTCAGAGTCTCTTCGGCACCAATGAGAG AAAAGCAGAAGAAGAGCGTAGCAGACGTATCTGGAGCTCTTGTCGGAATCAGTTACAAAAaa GTGACGCTAAGTGGCCGGGACACTGAAAGAGGACTCCCTACCAGGATCTCAGGCGCTGACATCAGTGCTATACCATTAAGTGCAAAAGAAG ATCTTAACTGTTTGACACTCCGCTTGAAGGAATGGCCAGGAAAAGCTAAAAACAATTCTGCT GAGTTCAAAATCAGAAGCAACAACATCAAGATGTGTTTACTGGATAGTCAGTCATCACTTAGAGTTACGTTGGACAGGGATTGTCGAAGGACTTACAATGATGTGCAGAG TATTGAAATCGTTCCCTGCCTTGAGCCTGGTTATTGCGTCCAAAAAAATATCATGTCCAAATTGAACCTGGGAGAAGATGAGGATGTCGGACTGAGCAAGTACATGAGCAAACGACTCCCTCTGCCTGTCAACACATTTGCTGGCATCATCAACTGA